In Penaeus chinensis breed Huanghai No. 1 chromosome 2, ASM1920278v2, whole genome shotgun sequence, the following proteins share a genomic window:
- the LOC125033340 gene encoding uncharacterized protein LOC125033340, with product MKLLMLFALAATMVAVQACREKSACHELMHDVMHKEDMKEIIGSCMEENGIVPDLEGRRPGGSKGKRSPHMVRFISRLPEEDQTALAECIFEKEGLLTDDGMFDATTFTANLIAKLGEAEQTEQAEAMLAAIEDGVCAVEESEPNMMLVFEFIWCLKDECKEATEPSEEE from the exons atgaaGCTGTTAATGCTGTTCGCGCTCGCGGCCACCATGGTGGCGGTTCAGGCTTGCAGGGAAAAAA GTGCATGCCACGAGCTGATGCACGATGTGATGCATAAAGAAGACATGAAGGAAATCATTGGGAGCTGTATGGAGGAAAATGGAATCGTCCCTGATCTAGAAG GTCGACGACCCGGTGGCAGCAAAGGAAAGAGAAGTCCTCACATGGTGCGGTTCATTTCACGCCTTCCTGAAGAAGATCAGACAGCCCTAGCCGAGTGTATCTTTGAGAAGGAAGGCCTTCTCACA GATGATGGTATGTTCGATGCGACGACGTTCACAGCCAACTTGATCGCTAAGTTAGGAGAAGCAGAGCAAACTGAGCAAGCAGAGGCTATGTTGGCTGCCATTGAGGACGGCGTTTGTGCAGTCGAGGAGAGCGAACCTAAC ATGATGCTGGTCTTTGAGTTCATATGGTGCCTCAAAGATGAGTGTAAAGAAGCAACCGAACCAtctgaagaagaataa
- the LOC125036626 gene encoding uncharacterized protein LOC125036626 produces the protein MKLLMLLALAAAMVAVQACKEKSACHELIHDVMHKENMTEIIESCMEANGIVAELEGPGPGRRSGGRKGRRRGKRSPRMMRFISRLPEEDQTALAECIFEEEGLLTDDGLFDATAFTEDLIAKLGEAEQTEQAEAMLAAIEDGVCAVEESEPNLKVVFDFIWCLKEECKDVAEPSEEE, from the exons ATGAAGCTGTTAATGCTGCTCGCGCTCGCGGCCGCCATGGTGGCGGTTCAGGCTTGCAAGGAAAAAA GTGCATGCCACGAGCTGATTCACGATGTGATGCATAAAGAAAACATGACGGAAATCATAGAGAGCTGTATGGAGGCAAATGGAATCGTCGCCGAGCTAGAAG GTCCTGGACCTGGTCGACGATCCGGTGGCCGCAAAGGGcgtaggaggggaaagagaagtccTCGTATGATGCGGTTCATTTCACGCCTTCCTGAAGAAGACCAGACAGCCCTAGCCGAGTGTATCTTCGAGGAGGAAGGCCTTCTCACA GATGATGGTTTGTTCGATGCGACGGCGTTCACAGAAGACTTGATCGCTAAGTTAGGAGAAGCAGAGCAAACTGAGCAAGCAGAGGCTATGTTGGCTGCCATTGAGGACGGCGTTTGTGCAGTCGAGGAGAGCGAACCTAAC TTGAAGGTGGTCTTCGATTTCATATGGTGCCTCAAAGAGGAATGTAAAGACGTAGCCGAACCAtctgaagaagaataa
- the LOC125033334 gene encoding uncharacterized protein LOC125033334: MKLLMLLALAAAMVAVQACREKSECRELLHDVLQTEDMKEIIGSCMEENGIVPDLEGRRPGGRRVKRSPHMVRFISRLPEEDQTALAECIFEKEGLLTDDGMFDATTFTANLIAKLGEAEQTEQAEAMLAAIEDGVCAVEESEPNMMLVFDFIWCLKEECKEATEPSSEEE, translated from the exons atgaaGCTGTTAATGTTGCTCGCACTTGCGGCCGCCATGGTGGCGGTTCAGGCTTGCAGGGAAAAAA GTGAATGCCGCGAGTTGTTACACGATGTATTGCAGACAGAAGACATGAAGGAAATCATTGGGAGCTGTATGGAGGAAAATGGAATCGTCCCTGATCTAGAAG GTCGACGACCCGGTGGCCGCAGAGTAAAGAGAAGTCCTCACATGGTGCGGTTCATTTCACGCCTTCCTGAAGAAGATCAGACAGCCCTAGCCGAGTGTATCTTCGAGAAGGAAGGCCTTCTCACA gatGATGGTATGTTCGATGCGACGACGTTCACAGCCAACTTGATTGCTAAGTTAGGAGAAGCAGAGCAAACTGAGCAAGCAGAGGCTATGTTGGCTGCCATTGAGGACGGCGTTTGTGCAGTCGAGGAGAGCGAACCTAAC ATGATGCTGGTCTTCGATTTCATATGGTGCCTCAAAGAGGAGTGTAAAGAAGCAACCGAACCATCAtctgaagaagaataa